The Anguilla anguilla isolate fAngAng1 chromosome 4, fAngAng1.pri, whole genome shotgun sequence genome has a window encoding:
- the map3k22 gene encoding mitogen-activated protein kinase kinase kinase 22 isoform X3 — MMTVNMEEGFPTGPGQHRNSQDEVEALNSIMMDLAALGRRCVQLNNSKPKNKSLLFKQDLRVKLEHEREKRILPFQRPLKFKELLQKVMDAFGQQMDLFYVDKEHLLPLKCQEDLDKAVQILDCSPAVNSLLRILLKNPKSSQQYLQVNGRVDKHSEMRSSKSLGDLKGSLFKGSERVRKHSTGSLHTGRTSPPPGSVPEEQQQIARQGSYTSIHSEGEFIPETLDHTMLEPFGSAEDSLSSSCQSLNQSLDSPPFSQANRDNNYLNLNYEYNGRHSKGGTFPRQFHLSSRSKDYNDGRRTFPRSFMPQENLFQLVPSSRTRSYNGDSTLQYGELCTLGWTPNKSAKLNSPKSPQAPVNWRLGKLLGRGAFGEVYLCYDADTGRELAAKQVPFDPECKDTSKEVNALECEIQLLKNLRHERIVQYYGCLRDPELKKLSIFVEFMAGGSIKDQLKAYGALTEKVTRRYTRQILQGVFYLHSNMIVHRDIKGANILRDSSGNVKLGDFGASKRIQTICMSGTGIKSVTGTPYWMSPEVISGEGYGRKADVWSVACTVVEMLTQKPPWAEFEAMAAIFKIATQPTKPALPEGVSDSCRDFLRQVFVEEKRRPTAEGLLSHPFVQGGF, encoded by the exons ATGATGACAGTAAACATGG AAGAGGGTTTTCCCACTGGTCCAGGACAACACCGAAACTCACAAG ATGAGGTCGAGGCACTCAACTCCATCATGATGGACCTGGCTGCCCTGGGTCGTCGCTGTGTTCAGCTCAACAACAGCAAGCCCAAGAATAAGTCTCTGCTCTTTAAACAG GACTTGCGGGTGAAGCTGGAGCATGAGAGGGAGAAACG AATTCTGCCCTTCCAGAGGCCACTGAAGTTCAAAGAGCTCTTGCAGAAGGTGATGGATGCTTTCGGTCAACAAATGGACTTGTTCTATGTCGACAAAGAG CACCTTCTTCCGCTGAAGTGCCAGGAGGACCTGGATAAGGCAGTCCAGATCCTTGACTGCAGTCCTGCAGTCAACAGCCTGCTGAGAATACTCCTCAAGAACCCCAAGAGCAGCCAG CAGTATCTACAGGTCAATGGCAGAGTTGATAAACACAGTGAGATGAGATCATCCAAGTCCTTGGGAGACCTGAAGGGCTCCCTGTTCAAAGGCTCAGAGAGGGTGCGCAAACACTCTACAG GCTCCCTGCACACTGGCCGTACCTCACCTCCTCCGGGCAGCGTCCccgaggagcagcagcagatcGCACGGCAGGGCTCCTACACCAGCATCCACAGCGAGGGGGAGTTCATCCCTGAGACCCTGGATCACACC ATGCTGGAACCCTTTGGAAGTGCGGAGGACTCTCTGTCCagcagctgtcaatcactgaacCAGTCATTGGACAG CCCTCCATTCTCCCAGGCCAACAGGGACAACAATTATCTGAACCTCAACTATGAATACAACG gtcgACACAGTAAAGGCGGCACCTTCCCCAGACAGTTTCACTTGTCCAGCCGCAGCAAGGACTACAATGATG GTCGCAGGACGTTCCCTCGTAGCTTCATGCCGCAGGAGAACCTGTTCCAGCTGGTGCCCTCCAGCCGTACGCGCAGCTACAATGGGGACAGCACCCTACAGTACGGCGAGCTGTGTACCCTGGGCTGGACGCCTAACAAGAGCGCCAAACTCAACTCCCCTAAGT CCCCTCAGGCACCAGTGAACTGGAGGCTGGGAAAACTCTTAGGCCGGGGTGCATTCGGGGAGGTCTACCTCTGCTATGACGCTGACACTGGCCGGGAATTGGCCGCCAAACAGGTGCCTTTTGACCCGGAATGTAAGGATACCAGCAAG GAAGTGAACGCTCTGGAGTGTGAGATTCAGCTGCTGAAGAACTTGCGGCACGAGCGCATCGTGCAGTACTACGGCTGCCTGCGGGACCCCGAGCTCAAGAAGCTCTCCATCTTCGTGGAGTTCATGGCAGGG GGCTCTATAAAAGACCAGCTGAAGGCCTACGGAGCTCTTACAGAGAAGGTGACCCGGAGATACACCCGACAGATTTTACAGGGCGTGTTCTATCTCCACAGCAACATGATCGTGCACAGAGACATCAAAG GTGCTAATATCCTAAGAGATTCCTCTGGGAATGTCAAGCTGGGAGATTTTGGTGCCAGCAAGCGCATCCAGACCATCTGCATGTCTGGAACTGGGATCAAGTCGGTCACTGGCACCCCCTACTGGATGAGCCCAGAAGTGATCAGTGGCGAGGGATACGGACGGAAAGCTGATGTCTG GAGCGTGGCCTGCACGGTAGTGGAGATGCTGACGCAGAAGCCTCCGTGGGCGGAGTTCGAGGCCATGGCTGCCATCTTCAAGATCGCCACGCAGCCCACCAAGCCGGCGCTGCCGGAGGGCGTGTCTGACTCGTGCCGGGACTTCCTGCGGCAGGTGTTCGTGGAGGAGAAACGGCGGCCCACCGCCGAGGGGCTGCTCAGCCACCCCTTTGTCCAGGGGGGCTTCTAg
- the map3k22 gene encoding mitogen-activated protein kinase kinase kinase 22 isoform X2: MMTVNMGPTTQSVPSLTHTQTEEGFPTGPGQHRNSQDEVEALNSIMMDLAALGRRCVQLNNSKPKNKSLLFKQDLRVKLEHEREKRILPFQRPLKFKELLQKVMDAFGQQMDLFYVDKEHLLPLKCQEDLDKAVQILDCSPAVNSLLRILLKNPKSSQYLQVNGRVDKHSEMRSSKSLGDLKGSLFKGSERVRKHSTGSLHTGRTSPPPGSVPEEQQQIARQGSYTSIHSEGEFIPETLDHTMLEPFGSAEDSLSSSCQSLNQSLDSPPFSQANRDNNYLNLNYEYNGRHSKGGTFPRQFHLSSRSKDYNDGRRTFPRSFMPQENLFQLVPSSRTRSYNGDSTLQYGELCTLGWTPNKSAKLNSPKSPQAPVNWRLGKLLGRGAFGEVYLCYDADTGRELAAKQVPFDPECKDTSKEVNALECEIQLLKNLRHERIVQYYGCLRDPELKKLSIFVEFMAGGSIKDQLKAYGALTEKVTRRYTRQILQGVFYLHSNMIVHRDIKGANILRDSSGNVKLGDFGASKRIQTICMSGTGIKSVTGTPYWMSPEVISGEGYGRKADVWSVACTVVEMLTQKPPWAEFEAMAAIFKIATQPTKPALPEGVSDSCRDFLRQVFVEEKRRPTAEGLLSHPFVQGGF, from the exons ATGATGACAGTAAACATGG GTCCCACCACACAGAGCgtcccctcactcacacacacacaaacag AAGAGGGTTTTCCCACTGGTCCAGGACAACACCGAAACTCACAAG ATGAGGTCGAGGCACTCAACTCCATCATGATGGACCTGGCTGCCCTGGGTCGTCGCTGTGTTCAGCTCAACAACAGCAAGCCCAAGAATAAGTCTCTGCTCTTTAAACAG GACTTGCGGGTGAAGCTGGAGCATGAGAGGGAGAAACG AATTCTGCCCTTCCAGAGGCCACTGAAGTTCAAAGAGCTCTTGCAGAAGGTGATGGATGCTTTCGGTCAACAAATGGACTTGTTCTATGTCGACAAAGAG CACCTTCTTCCGCTGAAGTGCCAGGAGGACCTGGATAAGGCAGTCCAGATCCTTGACTGCAGTCCTGCAGTCAACAGCCTGCTGAGAATACTCCTCAAGAACCCCAAGAGCAGCCAG TATCTACAGGTCAATGGCAGAGTTGATAAACACAGTGAGATGAGATCATCCAAGTCCTTGGGAGACCTGAAGGGCTCCCTGTTCAAAGGCTCAGAGAGGGTGCGCAAACACTCTACAG GCTCCCTGCACACTGGCCGTACCTCACCTCCTCCGGGCAGCGTCCccgaggagcagcagcagatcGCACGGCAGGGCTCCTACACCAGCATCCACAGCGAGGGGGAGTTCATCCCTGAGACCCTGGATCACACC ATGCTGGAACCCTTTGGAAGTGCGGAGGACTCTCTGTCCagcagctgtcaatcactgaacCAGTCATTGGACAG CCCTCCATTCTCCCAGGCCAACAGGGACAACAATTATCTGAACCTCAACTATGAATACAACG gtcgACACAGTAAAGGCGGCACCTTCCCCAGACAGTTTCACTTGTCCAGCCGCAGCAAGGACTACAATGATG GTCGCAGGACGTTCCCTCGTAGCTTCATGCCGCAGGAGAACCTGTTCCAGCTGGTGCCCTCCAGCCGTACGCGCAGCTACAATGGGGACAGCACCCTACAGTACGGCGAGCTGTGTACCCTGGGCTGGACGCCTAACAAGAGCGCCAAACTCAACTCCCCTAAGT CCCCTCAGGCACCAGTGAACTGGAGGCTGGGAAAACTCTTAGGCCGGGGTGCATTCGGGGAGGTCTACCTCTGCTATGACGCTGACACTGGCCGGGAATTGGCCGCCAAACAGGTGCCTTTTGACCCGGAATGTAAGGATACCAGCAAG GAAGTGAACGCTCTGGAGTGTGAGATTCAGCTGCTGAAGAACTTGCGGCACGAGCGCATCGTGCAGTACTACGGCTGCCTGCGGGACCCCGAGCTCAAGAAGCTCTCCATCTTCGTGGAGTTCATGGCAGGG GGCTCTATAAAAGACCAGCTGAAGGCCTACGGAGCTCTTACAGAGAAGGTGACCCGGAGATACACCCGACAGATTTTACAGGGCGTGTTCTATCTCCACAGCAACATGATCGTGCACAGAGACATCAAAG GTGCTAATATCCTAAGAGATTCCTCTGGGAATGTCAAGCTGGGAGATTTTGGTGCCAGCAAGCGCATCCAGACCATCTGCATGTCTGGAACTGGGATCAAGTCGGTCACTGGCACCCCCTACTGGATGAGCCCAGAAGTGATCAGTGGCGAGGGATACGGACGGAAAGCTGATGTCTG GAGCGTGGCCTGCACGGTAGTGGAGATGCTGACGCAGAAGCCTCCGTGGGCGGAGTTCGAGGCCATGGCTGCCATCTTCAAGATCGCCACGCAGCCCACCAAGCCGGCGCTGCCGGAGGGCGTGTCTGACTCGTGCCGGGACTTCCTGCGGCAGGTGTTCGTGGAGGAGAAACGGCGGCCCACCGCCGAGGGGCTGCTCAGCCACCCCTTTGTCCAGGGGGGCTTCTAg
- the map3k22 gene encoding mitogen-activated protein kinase kinase kinase 22 isoform X1 — MMTVNMGPTTQSVPSLTHTQTEEGFPTGPGQHRNSQDEVEALNSIMMDLAALGRRCVQLNNSKPKNKSLLFKQDLRVKLEHEREKRILPFQRPLKFKELLQKVMDAFGQQMDLFYVDKEHLLPLKCQEDLDKAVQILDCSPAVNSLLRILLKNPKSSQQYLQVNGRVDKHSEMRSSKSLGDLKGSLFKGSERVRKHSTGSLHTGRTSPPPGSVPEEQQQIARQGSYTSIHSEGEFIPETLDHTMLEPFGSAEDSLSSSCQSLNQSLDSPPFSQANRDNNYLNLNYEYNGRHSKGGTFPRQFHLSSRSKDYNDGRRTFPRSFMPQENLFQLVPSSRTRSYNGDSTLQYGELCTLGWTPNKSAKLNSPKSPQAPVNWRLGKLLGRGAFGEVYLCYDADTGRELAAKQVPFDPECKDTSKEVNALECEIQLLKNLRHERIVQYYGCLRDPELKKLSIFVEFMAGGSIKDQLKAYGALTEKVTRRYTRQILQGVFYLHSNMIVHRDIKGANILRDSSGNVKLGDFGASKRIQTICMSGTGIKSVTGTPYWMSPEVISGEGYGRKADVWSVACTVVEMLTQKPPWAEFEAMAAIFKIATQPTKPALPEGVSDSCRDFLRQVFVEEKRRPTAEGLLSHPFVQGGF, encoded by the exons ATGATGACAGTAAACATGG GTCCCACCACACAGAGCgtcccctcactcacacacacacaaacag AAGAGGGTTTTCCCACTGGTCCAGGACAACACCGAAACTCACAAG ATGAGGTCGAGGCACTCAACTCCATCATGATGGACCTGGCTGCCCTGGGTCGTCGCTGTGTTCAGCTCAACAACAGCAAGCCCAAGAATAAGTCTCTGCTCTTTAAACAG GACTTGCGGGTGAAGCTGGAGCATGAGAGGGAGAAACG AATTCTGCCCTTCCAGAGGCCACTGAAGTTCAAAGAGCTCTTGCAGAAGGTGATGGATGCTTTCGGTCAACAAATGGACTTGTTCTATGTCGACAAAGAG CACCTTCTTCCGCTGAAGTGCCAGGAGGACCTGGATAAGGCAGTCCAGATCCTTGACTGCAGTCCTGCAGTCAACAGCCTGCTGAGAATACTCCTCAAGAACCCCAAGAGCAGCCAG CAGTATCTACAGGTCAATGGCAGAGTTGATAAACACAGTGAGATGAGATCATCCAAGTCCTTGGGAGACCTGAAGGGCTCCCTGTTCAAAGGCTCAGAGAGGGTGCGCAAACACTCTACAG GCTCCCTGCACACTGGCCGTACCTCACCTCCTCCGGGCAGCGTCCccgaggagcagcagcagatcGCACGGCAGGGCTCCTACACCAGCATCCACAGCGAGGGGGAGTTCATCCCTGAGACCCTGGATCACACC ATGCTGGAACCCTTTGGAAGTGCGGAGGACTCTCTGTCCagcagctgtcaatcactgaacCAGTCATTGGACAG CCCTCCATTCTCCCAGGCCAACAGGGACAACAATTATCTGAACCTCAACTATGAATACAACG gtcgACACAGTAAAGGCGGCACCTTCCCCAGACAGTTTCACTTGTCCAGCCGCAGCAAGGACTACAATGATG GTCGCAGGACGTTCCCTCGTAGCTTCATGCCGCAGGAGAACCTGTTCCAGCTGGTGCCCTCCAGCCGTACGCGCAGCTACAATGGGGACAGCACCCTACAGTACGGCGAGCTGTGTACCCTGGGCTGGACGCCTAACAAGAGCGCCAAACTCAACTCCCCTAAGT CCCCTCAGGCACCAGTGAACTGGAGGCTGGGAAAACTCTTAGGCCGGGGTGCATTCGGGGAGGTCTACCTCTGCTATGACGCTGACACTGGCCGGGAATTGGCCGCCAAACAGGTGCCTTTTGACCCGGAATGTAAGGATACCAGCAAG GAAGTGAACGCTCTGGAGTGTGAGATTCAGCTGCTGAAGAACTTGCGGCACGAGCGCATCGTGCAGTACTACGGCTGCCTGCGGGACCCCGAGCTCAAGAAGCTCTCCATCTTCGTGGAGTTCATGGCAGGG GGCTCTATAAAAGACCAGCTGAAGGCCTACGGAGCTCTTACAGAGAAGGTGACCCGGAGATACACCCGACAGATTTTACAGGGCGTGTTCTATCTCCACAGCAACATGATCGTGCACAGAGACATCAAAG GTGCTAATATCCTAAGAGATTCCTCTGGGAATGTCAAGCTGGGAGATTTTGGTGCCAGCAAGCGCATCCAGACCATCTGCATGTCTGGAACTGGGATCAAGTCGGTCACTGGCACCCCCTACTGGATGAGCCCAGAAGTGATCAGTGGCGAGGGATACGGACGGAAAGCTGATGTCTG GAGCGTGGCCTGCACGGTAGTGGAGATGCTGACGCAGAAGCCTCCGTGGGCGGAGTTCGAGGCCATGGCTGCCATCTTCAAGATCGCCACGCAGCCCACCAAGCCGGCGCTGCCGGAGGGCGTGTCTGACTCGTGCCGGGACTTCCTGCGGCAGGTGTTCGTGGAGGAGAAACGGCGGCCCACCGCCGAGGGGCTGCTCAGCCACCCCTTTGTCCAGGGGGGCTTCTAg
- the map3k22 gene encoding mitogen-activated protein kinase kinase kinase 22 isoform X4 has protein sequence MDAFGQQMDLFYVDKEHLLPLKCQEDLDKAVQILDCSPAVNSLLRILLKNPKSSQQYLQVNGRVDKHSEMRSSKSLGDLKGSLFKGSERVRKHSTGSLHTGRTSPPPGSVPEEQQQIARQGSYTSIHSEGEFIPETLDHTMLEPFGSAEDSLSSSCQSLNQSLDSPPFSQANRDNNYLNLNYEYNGRHSKGGTFPRQFHLSSRSKDYNDGRRTFPRSFMPQENLFQLVPSSRTRSYNGDSTLQYGELCTLGWTPNKSAKLNSPKSPQAPVNWRLGKLLGRGAFGEVYLCYDADTGRELAAKQVPFDPECKDTSKEVNALECEIQLLKNLRHERIVQYYGCLRDPELKKLSIFVEFMAGGSIKDQLKAYGALTEKVTRRYTRQILQGVFYLHSNMIVHRDIKGANILRDSSGNVKLGDFGASKRIQTICMSGTGIKSVTGTPYWMSPEVISGEGYGRKADVWSVACTVVEMLTQKPPWAEFEAMAAIFKIATQPTKPALPEGVSDSCRDFLRQVFVEEKRRPTAEGLLSHPFVQGGF, from the exons ATGGATGCTTTCGGTCAACAAATGGACTTGTTCTATGTCGACAAAGAG CACCTTCTTCCGCTGAAGTGCCAGGAGGACCTGGATAAGGCAGTCCAGATCCTTGACTGCAGTCCTGCAGTCAACAGCCTGCTGAGAATACTCCTCAAGAACCCCAAGAGCAGCCAG CAGTATCTACAGGTCAATGGCAGAGTTGATAAACACAGTGAGATGAGATCATCCAAGTCCTTGGGAGACCTGAAGGGCTCCCTGTTCAAAGGCTCAGAGAGGGTGCGCAAACACTCTACAG GCTCCCTGCACACTGGCCGTACCTCACCTCCTCCGGGCAGCGTCCccgaggagcagcagcagatcGCACGGCAGGGCTCCTACACCAGCATCCACAGCGAGGGGGAGTTCATCCCTGAGACCCTGGATCACACC ATGCTGGAACCCTTTGGAAGTGCGGAGGACTCTCTGTCCagcagctgtcaatcactgaacCAGTCATTGGACAG CCCTCCATTCTCCCAGGCCAACAGGGACAACAATTATCTGAACCTCAACTATGAATACAACG gtcgACACAGTAAAGGCGGCACCTTCCCCAGACAGTTTCACTTGTCCAGCCGCAGCAAGGACTACAATGATG GTCGCAGGACGTTCCCTCGTAGCTTCATGCCGCAGGAGAACCTGTTCCAGCTGGTGCCCTCCAGCCGTACGCGCAGCTACAATGGGGACAGCACCCTACAGTACGGCGAGCTGTGTACCCTGGGCTGGACGCCTAACAAGAGCGCCAAACTCAACTCCCCTAAGT CCCCTCAGGCACCAGTGAACTGGAGGCTGGGAAAACTCTTAGGCCGGGGTGCATTCGGGGAGGTCTACCTCTGCTATGACGCTGACACTGGCCGGGAATTGGCCGCCAAACAGGTGCCTTTTGACCCGGAATGTAAGGATACCAGCAAG GAAGTGAACGCTCTGGAGTGTGAGATTCAGCTGCTGAAGAACTTGCGGCACGAGCGCATCGTGCAGTACTACGGCTGCCTGCGGGACCCCGAGCTCAAGAAGCTCTCCATCTTCGTGGAGTTCATGGCAGGG GGCTCTATAAAAGACCAGCTGAAGGCCTACGGAGCTCTTACAGAGAAGGTGACCCGGAGATACACCCGACAGATTTTACAGGGCGTGTTCTATCTCCACAGCAACATGATCGTGCACAGAGACATCAAAG GTGCTAATATCCTAAGAGATTCCTCTGGGAATGTCAAGCTGGGAGATTTTGGTGCCAGCAAGCGCATCCAGACCATCTGCATGTCTGGAACTGGGATCAAGTCGGTCACTGGCACCCCCTACTGGATGAGCCCAGAAGTGATCAGTGGCGAGGGATACGGACGGAAAGCTGATGTCTG GAGCGTGGCCTGCACGGTAGTGGAGATGCTGACGCAGAAGCCTCCGTGGGCGGAGTTCGAGGCCATGGCTGCCATCTTCAAGATCGCCACGCAGCCCACCAAGCCGGCGCTGCCGGAGGGCGTGTCTGACTCGTGCCGGGACTTCCTGCGGCAGGTGTTCGTGGAGGAGAAACGGCGGCCCACCGCCGAGGGGCTGCTCAGCCACCCCTTTGTCCAGGGGGGCTTCTAg